A stretch of Capricornis sumatraensis isolate serow.1 chromosome 10, serow.2, whole genome shotgun sequence DNA encodes these proteins:
- the LOC138087048 gene encoding mitochondrial import inner membrane translocase subunit Tim23 isoform X2, producing the protein MEGGGGSGNKTTGGLAGFFGAGGAGYSHADLAGVPLTGMNPLSPYLNVDPRYLVQDTDEFILPTGANKTRGRFELAFFTIGGCCMTGAAFGAMNGLRLGLKETQNMAWSKPRNVQILNMVTRQGALWANTLGSLALLYSAFGVIIEKTRGAEDDLNTVAAGTMTGMLYKCTELTLLFGMESS; encoded by the exons ATGGAGGGCGGCGGGGGTAGTGGCAACAAAACCACTGGGGGGTTGGCCGGCTTTTTCGGAGCCGGCGGAGCAGGCTACTCGCACGCGGATTTGGCTGGAGTCCCGC tAACTGGTATGAACCCTCTGTCTCCTTATTTAAATGTGGATCCACGGTATCTCGTACAG GATACAGATGAGTTTATTTTACCAACTGGAGCTAATAAAACCCGGGGCAGATTTGAACTGGCCTTCTTTACCATTGGAGGATGTTGTATGACAG GGGCCGCATTTGGGGCAATGAATGGTCTACGGCTAGGATTGAAGGAAACCCAGAACATGGCCTGGTCCAAACCAAGAAATGTACA GATCTTGAATATGGTGACTAGGCAAGGGGCACTTTGGGCTAATACCCTAGGTTCTCTGG CTTTGCTTTATAGTGCATTTGGTGTCATCATTGAGAAGACAAGAGGTGCAGAAGATGACCTTAACACAGTAGCAGCTGGAACTATGACAGGCATGTTGTATAAATGTACAG